The sequence AGCGATTCACGCTGAACTAAAGGTATTCAACATTCTTGGTCAGGAAGTCGTAACGCTTGTAGATGATGTCCGTGCAGCAGGTGCGTACCGCGTCCTCTGGGACGGCAAGAATGCTGCCGGACTGACCGTGGCATCCGGTGTTTACATCTACCAAATCAAAACACCGAACTTCACGGATGCCAAGAAGATGATGCTGATCAGGTAGTCGGTAAGACACGGGCAAGGAGCCTCGTGCAGGCGGGGCTCCTTGTTCACATCTGAAATAGATGCAATTTGTCCATTTACATAGTTCACCTCTCGAAAAAAAGTATGGGTAATTCGGGCAAAGTGAGGATTAAATTGAACCGTTTAAAAAACGTGCAAATAAGCGGCGATGATGCTTTATTGCAACGCATTGACAATTTGAGAAACGGAGTGTAGCTTGAAACACACACGACACCTCAACCTACCGGACGGGAGCAGATGGACAGGTTGAATTGCATTGAAACAATATCGCGATATCTTCCCCGGACTTCAGGCAATCCTGAAGCGGGTAGGGTTCGCGGTTTTGTTTTTGGGCGGAATCGTCTTAGCTGGCCCAATCACCGTGAACGCACCAAGTAACACATACTTCATCGCCAACGAAGGCCAATGGGAAGGGGACTTTTCCTTCAAATGCGAAGTCGGCAGCGCAGTGTACTATGTGACGCCGAAAGGGCTGACTGTGGACTTTCGGGAGTTCAAGCGTTACCCAAGGCCCCGTGATCCGGGTAATCCGATGGACATGATGGACAGGCATGAGGACCGCGACTCGTTGACGGTGCGGGGGCATGTGGTGCAGATTCACTACAACGGGGCTAACAAGAACCTAACAAGCATGGGCGAGGGTAAGCTGGCGCACTACTCCAACTACTTCCTTGGCCGCGACAGCACAAAATGGCGCAGCCGAGTTAGTCACTACCAAACCATCCTCGTCCCCGAAGTCTGGCCGGGGATTGACGTAGAATACCGCGCCGACCACCAAGGCGTAGAAACCGTCTATTACGTCAAACCCGGTGCTGATCCAGCGCAAATTCAAATGGAGTACTTGGGATTGGACGCGCCCCTCAGAATTGATGCGCAAGGAAACTTGGTGCTAACAACATCGCTGGGCGAAATGAAAGAGCAAGCACCGTTTGCGTTTCAACAGGTGTCGCGGATGCAGGAGCGCGTCGAATCGAGCTATCGTGTTGTGGATGACAATCGCGTTGGGTTCGAACTTGACGGATATAATTCGACGATGGAACTGGTCGTGGATCCGCTGCTGTATGGGACGTACTTGGGAGGAGGCGCAGAAGACGAGTGTCATGTGGTTTGTCCAGCTCCCGACGGCGGAGTGTATGTCGCTGGCTCTACTGATGCCATGTCGGGCTTTCCAACGACACCGGGCGCCTACGATGAGACGGGCCTGTTTCCGGGACATCGTCACTTCTGCTGTCATTTTGGGCCAGACGGGGAATTCATTGCGTCAACACTTCTCGGCGAAATACAAACCAGCGAAGATCCGCATTCCAATGCAGGCTTTGTGGATATGGTCTATGATTCGGCAAGGGGCGGTTTGTGGATGGTTGGCGGTGCGTATGATGACGGTTGGCCGCTGACGCCGGATGCATATGACACGGTGATTGATGAGTTCGGTGACGGAATAATGGTAAGACTTTCGTCCGATCTTACGGACTTGAGCTATTGTTCCTATCTTGGAGGGAACGGCAACGACGGGATATCCGCGCTCGAAATAGGAACAGACGGAATTCTGTATGCTGCAGGTAAAACCTATTCGACAGATTTCCCAACCACGCCGGATGCGTTTTCTTCGGTGCGTCAGGAAAGCGATTGCTTTATCTGGATGTATGACATAGACGCGCACGAAGTCGAGTTTTCCACTTACTTCGGCGGCAGCGATCAGGAGTATTGGACCGATGGATTTCAATTTGATAACAGTGGAACTCTTTGGCTGCTTGCACGCACGCAAAGCGTCGATCTTCCAGTGACAGATAATGCCTTTCAGTCTGTGTGCGGCGACAGCAGCGGATGGGGCGACATGATGTTGGCAGGATTCACTTTCGCACCACCAACCATTGAATACTGCAGCTACCTCGGCGGCGTGGATACGGATATGCCCAATGCACTTGCCGTCAAAGACTCCGTGCTTTACGTAGCCGGTTGGACTTACTCGATCAACTTTCCAGTTTCGACCGACGCTTACGATACTTCCGGTCCTAACGGGCTGACGACCAAGGCTTTCATTTCTGCAATTATTCCTGAGCACAACATTTTCATCGGCACATTTTTCGGCGGGACCAGATATGAACAATTTGCTCTGAATACGAACTGGGTGCATGATTCAACAGTCACCTTAGTTGGAACCACGGACAGCGATGATTTGCCTGTCACAAACGATTGTTACCAGGCAGGATTGAGGGGAAGCTCTGATGGTTTTGTTGTCAAGTTTGACCTTGGAC is a genomic window of bacterium containing:
- a CDS encoding T9SS type A sorting domain-containing protein: MKQYRDIFPGLQAILKRVGFAVLFLGGIVLAGPITVNAPSNTYFIANEGQWEGDFSFKCEVGSAVYYVTPKGLTVDFREFKRYPRPRDPGNPMDMMDRHEDRDSLTVRGHVVQIHYNGANKNLTSMGEGKLAHYSNYFLGRDSTKWRSRVSHYQTILVPEVWPGIDVEYRADHQGVETVYYVKPGADPAQIQMEYLGLDAPLRIDAQGNLVLTTSLGEMKEQAPFAFQQVSRMQERVESSYRVVDDNRVGFELDGYNSTMELVVDPLLYGTYLGGGAEDECHVVCPAPDGGVYVAGSTDAMSGFPTTPGAYDETGLFPGHRHFCCHFGPDGEFIASTLLGEIQTSEDPHSNAGFVDMVYDSARGGLWMVGGAYDDGWPLTPDAYDTVIDEFGDGIMVRLSSDLTDLSYCSYLGGNGNDGISALEIGTDGILYAAGKTYSTDFPTTPDAFSSVRQESDCFIWMYDIDAHEVEFSTYFGGSDQEYWTDGFQFDNSGTLWLLARTQSVDLPVTDNAFQSVCGDSSGWGDMMLAGFTFAPPTIEYCSYLGGVDTDMPNALAVKDSVLYVAGWTYSINFPVSTDAYDTSGPNGLTTKAFISAIIPEHNIFIGTFFGGTRYEQFALNTNWVHDSTVTLVGTTDSDDLPVTNDCYQAGLRGSSDGFVVKFDLGLTELLYCSYVGGGHYEMYRAVSVSNPDCLWMVGKTLSVDFPTTPNAIQPGDNGLSSGFVQHFAIDTTADTTSAAGHRPIPSDIAMRSYPNPFNPTTTLTFTLPRSTDVEIRVRNVLGQEIERIDLGHLSAGQHRQRVGTTAWATGLYFATLSAGSGYKTTKLLLLR